From Cyprinus carpio isolate SPL01 chromosome A7, ASM1834038v1, whole genome shotgun sequence, a single genomic window includes:
- the LOC109073005 gene encoding tight junction protein ZO-1-like isoform X6, with translation MKYQKYITVMQMAMGVTASNKDDCIPPKRQLWVPPDSDATAASAVTPPAAAASQGKPSLRRIKGRIHRSKSLDSIDLLDCNSTTMEETVIWEQHTVTLHRAPGFGFGIAISGGRDNPHFQSGETSIVISDVLKGGPAEGLLQENDRVAMVNGVSMDNVEHAYAVQQLRKSGKNAKITIRRKRKVQIPVSRGGDRETMSEREEEDDTEEDDYEGPARAGGASGGTSRRNERSCMAGRRDHSNSRERSISPRSDRRSVASSVPARPSKVTLVKSRKNEEYGLRLASHIFVKDISSESLAARDGNIQEGDVVLKINGTVTENLSLIDAKKLIERSKGKLKMVVQRDERATLLNVPDLDNSIPSANSDRDDISEIHSLTSDHSHERTRRSRSHSPDKRSEPSDISSHSPQQMSNGSHRSREEERISKPAALSTPVKIAEDALLVLPTEQPGDKQIPPLPEPKPVYAQPGQPDVDLPVSPSDAPVPSVTHDDSILRPSMKLVKFKKGESVGLRLAGGNDVGIFVAGVLEDSPAAKEGLEEGDQILRVNNVDFANIIREEAVLFLLDLPRGEEVTILAQRKKDVYRRIVESDVGDSFYIRTHFEYEKESPYGLSFNKGEVFRVVDTLYNGKLGSWLAIRIGKNHQEVERGIIPNKNRAEQLSSVQYTLPKTAGGDRADFWRFRGLRSSKRNLRKSREDLSAQPVQTKFPAYERVVLREAGFLRPVVIFGPIADVARDKLAREVPDVFELAKSEPKDAGNDQRSSGIIRLHTIKQIIDRDRHAVLDITPNAVDRLNYAQWYPIVVFLNPDSKQGVKNMRTRLCPESRKSARKLHERALKLRKHNHHLFTATINMNNMNDGWYGALKETIQQQQNQLVWVSEGKADGAPGDDLDLHDDRLSYISAPGSEYSMYSTDSRHTSDYEDTDTEGGAYTDQELDETLNDEVGPPTEPAITRSSEPVREDPPVIQEPPGYRVYQPEPLNRIDPAGFKAPAPQQKAEVALPKQPAPLAETAPPAVLVNVGALSAKDLPVTLTQGDFSPEAGSLFPPAPELAQPASLDPNQSGQPGSESKMYKKDIYRNNEPVQVNQNPVQPNYNPQQPLYQEDKPYRDYDHQPYRYDGGYMEPKARNFDPHLHFDSSVPPYDEQWAPYDQTSGYDPHMPYEDGLNRMYGHPQMRNDTGYDASRPRYGKPSPGPIRHDELPPVHPQYDQEVLPRTQASSRSPEPPKQQYYDPSQRPAYTQPQQRGYKNSEASVTPPKPESISPPVEPALPPPPAEVEDDPALKPRSVLTRVKMFENKRSVSVDRAREAADSGIRPVDMVPKPGTASMPKASSLSNLDQEKASRSPEPQQPQPKAADIIRSNNNDPDEDEDYYRKQLSFFDRRSFDSKPSAQLTPAIKPAQPQTQPGYYPRAESVEKINPVAPANPAVPPPTLPKPTVTPPLDSHGSPKVKHPNHEDTVQGTSLPQKSFPEKSPVNGTGEPPKTNSTATYNYNRFVPKPYTTSARPFQQKFDTPKFNHNLLPNDSQSKTDNVKAPVSTTTKPQSSPQPTDHDSGLDTFTRTMDQKPRYQQNNINAVPKAIPVSPSALEDDDDDDDSHTVVATARGIFNTNGGVLSSIETGVSIIIPQGAIPDGVEQEIYFKVCRDNSILPPLDKEKGETLLSPLVMCGPHGLKFLKPVELRLPHCASMTPDGWSFALKSSDSSSGDPKSWQNKSVPGDPNYLVGANCVSVLIDHF, from the exons AGTACAACAATGGAGGAAACTGTAATATGGGAACAGCACACGGTGACTCTTCACAGG GCACCAGGTTTCGGGTTTGGAATCGCCATCTCAGGGGGCCGTGACAACCCTCATTTCCAGAGCGGAGAGACCTCTATAGTGATCTCAGATGTGCTCAAAGGGGGACCAGCAGAGGGACTTTTACA GGAGAATGATAGAGTGGCGATGGTAAACGGTGTCTCCATGGACAATGTGGAGCATGCCTACGCTGTTCAACAGCTGAGGAAAAGTGGAAAGAATGCCAAAATT ACTATCCGCAGAAAGAGGAAGGTGCAGATTCCTGTAAGTCGAGGGGGAGACAGAGAGACTATGTCAGAGCGAGAGGAAGAGGACGACACTGAGGAGGATGATTATGAGGGTCCCGCACGTGCAGGGGGAGCGAGTGGAGGCACGAGCAGAAGAAACGAGCGCAGCTGCATGGCTGGAAGGCGGGACCACAGTAATTCTCGTGAGAGGAGCATTTCCCCACGCTCAGACAGACGATCAGTTGCCTCCAGCGTCCCAGCACGACCTTCCAAAGTCACACTCGTCAAGTCCCGCAAGAATGAAG AATATGGCCTGCGTCTGGCCAGCCACATTTTTGTAAAGGACATTTCTTCCGAAAGCCTCGCAGCCCGTGACGGCAACATACAAGAGGGAGATGTCGTTCTGAAG ATCAATGGCACAGTGACTGAGAACCTGTCTTTGATAGATGCAAAGAAGCTTATAGAGCGATCGAAAGGCAAGCTGAAGATGGTGGTGCAGAGAGACGAGAGGGCGACACTCCTCAACGTTCCAGATTTGGATAATAGCATTCCCTCAGCTAATTCAGACAGAGATG ACATTTCAGAAATTCATTCACTGACATCAGATCATTCCCATGAGCGCACCCGTCGCAGTCGATCCCATTCCCCTGACAAACGCTCCGAGCCCTCCGACATCTCCAGCCACTCTCCACAACAGATGAGCAACGGCAG CCACAGGAGTCGTGAGGAGGAGCGTATCTCCAAACCAGCGGCTCTATCCACTCCAGTTAAGATCGCGGAGGATGCACTTCTGGTTCTGCCCACAGAACAGCCCGGGGACAAACAGATCCCTCCACTACCAG AGCCGAAACCTGTGTATGCACAACCTGGGCAACCTGATGTTGATCTGCCAGTCAGCCCTTCTGACGCCCCTGTGCCCAGTGTTACCCATGATGACAGCATCCTCCG GCCTAGTATGAAGCTGGTGAAGTTTAAGAAAGGAGAAAGCGTAGGATTGAGGCTGGCAGGAGGAAATGATGTGGGGATCTTTGTGGCTGGTGTGCTGGAAGACAGTCCTGCTGCTAAGGAAGGCCTGGAGGAGGGAGACCAGATACTCAGG GTTAACAATGTTGACTTTGCAAACATCATTCGTGAGGAAGCAGTGCTGTTCCTGCTCGATCTGCCCAGAGGTGAGGAGGTCACCATCCTGGCTCAGAGGAAGAAAGATG TGTACCGGCGGATAGTGGAGTCTGATGTGGGCGACTCCTTCTACATCAGAACACACTTTGAGTATGAGAAAGAGTCTCCTTATGGCCTGAGCTTTAATAAGGGAGAGGTGTTCAGAGTGGTGGACACACTCTACAATGGCAAACTGGGCTCCTGGTTGGCCATCCGCATTGGGAAGAACCACCAGGAAGTGGAAAGAGGCATCATTCCAAACAAGAACAG GGCGGAGCAGTTATCGAGCGTACAGTACACACTCCCCAAAACTGCAGGAGGCGACCGAGCTGACTTCTGGAGGTTCAGAGGTCTGCGTAGTTCAAAGAGAAACCTGCGGAAGAGCAGAGAAGATCTATCAGCTCAGCCTGTTCAGACCAAGTTCCCTGCGTATGAGAGAGTGGTTCTTAGAGAAG CTGGGTTCCTGAGACCTGTTGTGATCTTCGGGCCAATAGCAGACGTGGCACGAGACAAACTGGCGAGAGAGGTGCCTGATGTGTTTGAGCTCGCAA AGAGTGAACCCAAAGATGCCGGCAATGACCAGCGCAGCTCGGGGATTATACGCCTTCACACTATCAAACAGATAATCGACCGG GACAGGCATGCAGTGTTGGACATTACTCCTAACGCAGTGGATCGGCTGAACTATGCTCAGTGGTATCCCATCGTGGTGTTCCTGAATCCTGACAGTAAGCAGGGCGTGAAGAACATGAGGACCAGACTGTGTCCTGAGTCCAGGAAGAGTGCCAGGAAACTCCATGAGCGTGCACTCAAACTGAGAAAGCACAACCACCACCTATTCACAG CCACCATTAACATGAACAACATGAATGATGGCTGGTATGGAGCGTTGAAGGAGACCATTCAGCAGCAACAGAACCAGCTGGTGTGGGTCTCAGAGGGCAAG GCGGACGGTGCACCTGGCGATGATTTGGACCTTCACGATGACCGTCTGTCCTATATATCTGCCCCTGGTAGCGAGTACAGTATGTACAGCACAGACAGCCGTCACACCTCAGACTATGAGGACACTGACACGGAGGGCGGAGCCTACACTGACCAGGAACTAGACGAGACCCTAAACGATGAGGTTGGACCACCCACTGAACCCGCCATCACTCGCTCCTCAGAGCCCGTCCGGGAGGACCCGCCCGTCATCCAGGAACCTCCTGGATACAGAGTGTACCAGCCTGAACCCCTGAACCGCATCGACCCCGCAGGGTTCAAGGCCCCTGCACCTCAGCAG AAAGCAGAGGTTGCTCTCCCCAAGCAGCCTGCGCCGCTGGCAGAGACAGCGCCCCCTGCTGTTCTTGTAAATGTAGGGGCCCTGAGTGCCAAGGATCTCCCGGTCACCCTCACTCAGGGGGATTTCAGCCCAGAGGCTGGCTCTCTCTTCCCACCTGCCCCTGAGCTAGCTCAACCCGCGTCTCTCGATCCCAACCAATCCGGACAACCCGGGTCAGAGTCTAAG ATGTACAAGAAGGATATCTATCGTAACAACGAGCCGGTGCAGGTGAACCAGAACCCTGTGCAGCCCAACTACAACCCCCAGCAGCCCCTCTACCAGGAAGACAAGCCATACAGAGATTATGACCACCAGCCCTACCGCTATGATGGGGGCTACATGGAACCAAAAGCTCGAAACTTTGACCCTCACCTACATTTTGACAGCAGCGTGCCTCCGTATGATGAGCAATGGGCCCCGTATGACCAAACCTCTGGATATGATCCTCATATGCCCTATGAGGACGGTCTGAACCGCATGTACGGTCACCCTCAGATGCGAAATGACACGGGCTATGATGCCAGTCGACCTCGCTATGGCAAACCCAGCCCTGGACCGATCCGACATGATGAACTGCCCCCTGTGCACCCACAATATGACCAGGAAGTTCTCCCTCGTACTCAAGCTTCCTCCCGCTCCCCCGAACCCCCCAAACAACAGTACTACGACCCATCCCAGAGGCCTGCCTACACTCAACCACAACAGAGGGGCTACAAGAACTCTGAGGCCTCCGTGACCCCTCCCAAACCTGAATCCATCTCACCACCAGTGGAGCCTGCGCTTCCTCCTCCTCCAGCCGAAGTAGAGGATGACCCAGCCTTGAAGCCCCGGTCCGTGCTCACGAGGGTTAAAATGTTTGAGAACAAGCGATCCGTGTCTGTGGACAGAGCAAGAGAGGCTGCAGACTCTGGTATTCGG CCTGTGGACATGGTGCCTAAACCTGGCACTGCCTCCATGCCCAAAGCCAGTTCTCTAAGTAACCTGGACCAAGAGAAGGCCTCTAG ATCTCCAGAGCCCCAGCAGCCCCAGCCTAAAGCAGCAGATATCATTCGCTCAAATAACAATGACCCTGATGAGGATGAGGATTACTACAGGAAACAGCTGTCTTTCTTCGACCGCCGAAGCTTTGACAGCAAACCCTCTGCACAGCTGACACCTGCCATCAAACCAGCCCAACCCCAGACCCAGCCAGGGTACTACCCCAG GGCAGAGTCAGTGGAGAAGATCAACCCTGTTGCTCCAGCTAATCCAGCTGTCCCGCCCCCGACCCTTCCCAAACCCACAG tgaccCCACCTCTCGACTCTCATGGATCTCCCAAAGTGAAGCATCCCAATCATGAAGACACAGTCCAGGGCACTTCCCTGCCTCAGAAAAGCTTCCCAGAGAAGTCTCCTGTTAACGGCACCGGTGAACCTCCAAAGACCAACAGCACTGCCACGTACAACTACAACCGTTTTGTGCCCAAGCCGTACACAACCTCTGCAAGACCGTTCCAGCAAAAGTTTGACACCCCCAAGTTCAACCACAATCTCCTGCCTAATGACTCTCAAAGTAAGACAGATAATGTGAAAGCTCCCGTCAGTACCACAACCAAACCACAGAGCTCACCCCAGCCGACAGACCACGACAGCGGCCTGGACACCTTCACCCGCACCATGGACCAGAAACCCAGATACCAGCAGAACAACATCAACGCCGTACCCAAGGCAATACCTGTCAG CCCGAGTGCTttggaggatgatgatgatgatgatgacagccACACGGTGGTGGCGACGGCACGGGGCATCTTCAACACTAACGGCGGGGTCCTGAGCTCCATTGAGACGGGAGTGAGCATCATTATCCCTCAGGGAGCCATTCCTGACGGTGTGGAGCAAGAGATCTACTTCAAAGTATGTCGGGATAACAGCATCCTGCCACCTCTAGACAAAGAGAAAG GTGAAACTCTGCTGAGTCCCCTGGTGATGTGTGGTCCCCACGGCCTGAAGTTCCTGAAGCCAGTGGAGCTCCGCCTACCTCACTGTGCGTCTATGACCCCTGATGGTTGGTCTTTTGCTCTAAAATCATCCGACTCCTCGTCGG GTGATCCTAAGAGTTGGCAGAACAAATCTGTCCCTGGGGATCCCAACTACCTGGTTGGAGCCAACTGTGTGTCTGTGCTTATTGACCATTTCTGA
- the LOC109073005 gene encoding tight junction protein ZO-1-like isoform X11: MKYQKYITVMQMAMGVTASNKDDCIPPKRQLWVPPDSDATAASAVTPPAAAASQGKPSLRRIKGRIHRSKSLDSIDLLDCNSTTMEETVIWEQHTVTLHRAPGFGFGIAISGGRDNPHFQSGETSIVISDVLKGGPAEGLLQENDRVAMVNGVSMDNVEHAYAVQQLRKSGKNAKITIRRKRKVQIPVSRGGDRETMSEREEEDDTEEDDYEGPARAGGASGGTSRRNERSCMAGRRDHSNSRERSISPRSDRRSVASSVPARPSKVTLVKSRKNEEYGLRLASHIFVKDISSESLAARDGNIQEGDVVLKINGTVTENLSLIDAKKLIERSKGKLKMVVQRDERATLLNVPDLDNSIPSANSDRDDISEIHSLTSDHSHERTRRSRSHSPDKRSEPSDISSHSPQQMSNGSHRSREEERISKPAALSTPVKIAEDALLVLPTEQPGDKQIPPLPEPKPVYAQPGQPDVDLPVSPSDAPVPSVTHDDSILRPSMKLVKFKKGESVGLRLAGGNDVGIFVAGVLEDSPAAKEGLEEGDQILRVNNVDFANIIREEAVLFLLDLPRGEEVTILAQRKKDVYRRIVESDVGDSFYIRTHFEYEKESPYGLSFNKGEVFRVVDTLYNGKLGSWLAIRIGKNHQEVERGIIPNKNRAEQLSSVQYTLPKTAGGDRADFWRFRGLRSSKRNLRKSREDLSAQPVQTKFPAYERVVLREAGFLRPVVIFGPIADVARDKLAREVPDVFELAKSEPKDAGNDQRSSGIIRLHTIKQIIDRDRHAVLDITPNAVDRLNYAQWYPIVVFLNPDSKQGVKNMRTRLCPESRKSARKLHERALKLRKHNHHLFTATINMNNMNDGWYGALKETIQQQQNQLVWVSEGKADGAPGDDLDLHDDRLSYISAPGSEYSMYSTDSRHTSDYEDTDTEGGAYTDQELDETLNDEVGPPTEPAITRSSEPVREDPPVIQEPPGYRVYQPEPLNRIDPAGFKAPAPQQKAEVALPKQPAPLAETAPPAVLVNVGALSAKDLPVTLTQGDFSPEAGSLFPPAPELAQPASLDPNQSGQPGSESKMYKKDIYRNNEPVQVNQNPVQPNYNPQQPLYQEDKPYRDYDHQPYRYDGGYMEPKARNFDPHLHFDSSVPPYDEQWAPYDQTSGYDPHMPYEDGLNRMYGHPQMRNDTGYDASRPRYGKPSPGPIRHDELPPVHPQYDQEVLPRTQASSRSPEPPKQQYYDPSQRPAYTQPQQRGYKNSEASVTPPKPESISPPVEPALPPPPAEVEDDPALKPRSVLTRVKMFENKRSVSVDRAREAADSGIRPVDMVPKPGTASMPKASSLSNLDQEKASRSPEPQQPQPKAADIIRSNNNDPDEDEDYYRKQLSFFDRRSFDSKPSAQLTPAIKPAQPQTQPGYYPRAESVEKINPVAPANPAVPPPTLPKPTVTPPLDSHGSPKVKHPNHEDTVQGTSLPQKSFPEKSPVNGTGEPPKTNSTATYNYNRFVPKPYTTSARPFQQKFDTPKFNHNLLPNDSQSKTDNVKAPVSTTTKPQSSPQPTDHDSGLDTFTRTMDQKPRYQQNNINAVPKAIPVSPSALEDDDDDDDSHTVVATARGIFNTNGGVLSSIETGVSIIIPQGAIPDGVEQEIYFKVCRDNSILPPLDKEKGETLLSPLVMCGPHGLKFLKPVELRLPHCDPKSWQNKSVPGDPNYLVGANCVSVLIDHF, from the exons AGTACAACAATGGAGGAAACTGTAATATGGGAACAGCACACGGTGACTCTTCACAGG GCACCAGGTTTCGGGTTTGGAATCGCCATCTCAGGGGGCCGTGACAACCCTCATTTCCAGAGCGGAGAGACCTCTATAGTGATCTCAGATGTGCTCAAAGGGGGACCAGCAGAGGGACTTTTACA GGAGAATGATAGAGTGGCGATGGTAAACGGTGTCTCCATGGACAATGTGGAGCATGCCTACGCTGTTCAACAGCTGAGGAAAAGTGGAAAGAATGCCAAAATT ACTATCCGCAGAAAGAGGAAGGTGCAGATTCCTGTAAGTCGAGGGGGAGACAGAGAGACTATGTCAGAGCGAGAGGAAGAGGACGACACTGAGGAGGATGATTATGAGGGTCCCGCACGTGCAGGGGGAGCGAGTGGAGGCACGAGCAGAAGAAACGAGCGCAGCTGCATGGCTGGAAGGCGGGACCACAGTAATTCTCGTGAGAGGAGCATTTCCCCACGCTCAGACAGACGATCAGTTGCCTCCAGCGTCCCAGCACGACCTTCCAAAGTCACACTCGTCAAGTCCCGCAAGAATGAAG AATATGGCCTGCGTCTGGCCAGCCACATTTTTGTAAAGGACATTTCTTCCGAAAGCCTCGCAGCCCGTGACGGCAACATACAAGAGGGAGATGTCGTTCTGAAG ATCAATGGCACAGTGACTGAGAACCTGTCTTTGATAGATGCAAAGAAGCTTATAGAGCGATCGAAAGGCAAGCTGAAGATGGTGGTGCAGAGAGACGAGAGGGCGACACTCCTCAACGTTCCAGATTTGGATAATAGCATTCCCTCAGCTAATTCAGACAGAGATG ACATTTCAGAAATTCATTCACTGACATCAGATCATTCCCATGAGCGCACCCGTCGCAGTCGATCCCATTCCCCTGACAAACGCTCCGAGCCCTCCGACATCTCCAGCCACTCTCCACAACAGATGAGCAACGGCAG CCACAGGAGTCGTGAGGAGGAGCGTATCTCCAAACCAGCGGCTCTATCCACTCCAGTTAAGATCGCGGAGGATGCACTTCTGGTTCTGCCCACAGAACAGCCCGGGGACAAACAGATCCCTCCACTACCAG AGCCGAAACCTGTGTATGCACAACCTGGGCAACCTGATGTTGATCTGCCAGTCAGCCCTTCTGACGCCCCTGTGCCCAGTGTTACCCATGATGACAGCATCCTCCG GCCTAGTATGAAGCTGGTGAAGTTTAAGAAAGGAGAAAGCGTAGGATTGAGGCTGGCAGGAGGAAATGATGTGGGGATCTTTGTGGCTGGTGTGCTGGAAGACAGTCCTGCTGCTAAGGAAGGCCTGGAGGAGGGAGACCAGATACTCAGG GTTAACAATGTTGACTTTGCAAACATCATTCGTGAGGAAGCAGTGCTGTTCCTGCTCGATCTGCCCAGAGGTGAGGAGGTCACCATCCTGGCTCAGAGGAAGAAAGATG TGTACCGGCGGATAGTGGAGTCTGATGTGGGCGACTCCTTCTACATCAGAACACACTTTGAGTATGAGAAAGAGTCTCCTTATGGCCTGAGCTTTAATAAGGGAGAGGTGTTCAGAGTGGTGGACACACTCTACAATGGCAAACTGGGCTCCTGGTTGGCCATCCGCATTGGGAAGAACCACCAGGAAGTGGAAAGAGGCATCATTCCAAACAAGAACAG GGCGGAGCAGTTATCGAGCGTACAGTACACACTCCCCAAAACTGCAGGAGGCGACCGAGCTGACTTCTGGAGGTTCAGAGGTCTGCGTAGTTCAAAGAGAAACCTGCGGAAGAGCAGAGAAGATCTATCAGCTCAGCCTGTTCAGACCAAGTTCCCTGCGTATGAGAGAGTGGTTCTTAGAGAAG CTGGGTTCCTGAGACCTGTTGTGATCTTCGGGCCAATAGCAGACGTGGCACGAGACAAACTGGCGAGAGAGGTGCCTGATGTGTTTGAGCTCGCAA AGAGTGAACCCAAAGATGCCGGCAATGACCAGCGCAGCTCGGGGATTATACGCCTTCACACTATCAAACAGATAATCGACCGG GACAGGCATGCAGTGTTGGACATTACTCCTAACGCAGTGGATCGGCTGAACTATGCTCAGTGGTATCCCATCGTGGTGTTCCTGAATCCTGACAGTAAGCAGGGCGTGAAGAACATGAGGACCAGACTGTGTCCTGAGTCCAGGAAGAGTGCCAGGAAACTCCATGAGCGTGCACTCAAACTGAGAAAGCACAACCACCACCTATTCACAG CCACCATTAACATGAACAACATGAATGATGGCTGGTATGGAGCGTTGAAGGAGACCATTCAGCAGCAACAGAACCAGCTGGTGTGGGTCTCAGAGGGCAAG GCGGACGGTGCACCTGGCGATGATTTGGACCTTCACGATGACCGTCTGTCCTATATATCTGCCCCTGGTAGCGAGTACAGTATGTACAGCACAGACAGCCGTCACACCTCAGACTATGAGGACACTGACACGGAGGGCGGAGCCTACACTGACCAGGAACTAGACGAGACCCTAAACGATGAGGTTGGACCACCCACTGAACCCGCCATCACTCGCTCCTCAGAGCCCGTCCGGGAGGACCCGCCCGTCATCCAGGAACCTCCTGGATACAGAGTGTACCAGCCTGAACCCCTGAACCGCATCGACCCCGCAGGGTTCAAGGCCCCTGCACCTCAGCAG AAAGCAGAGGTTGCTCTCCCCAAGCAGCCTGCGCCGCTGGCAGAGACAGCGCCCCCTGCTGTTCTTGTAAATGTAGGGGCCCTGAGTGCCAAGGATCTCCCGGTCACCCTCACTCAGGGGGATTTCAGCCCAGAGGCTGGCTCTCTCTTCCCACCTGCCCCTGAGCTAGCTCAACCCGCGTCTCTCGATCCCAACCAATCCGGACAACCCGGGTCAGAGTCTAAG ATGTACAAGAAGGATATCTATCGTAACAACGAGCCGGTGCAGGTGAACCAGAACCCTGTGCAGCCCAACTACAACCCCCAGCAGCCCCTCTACCAGGAAGACAAGCCATACAGAGATTATGACCACCAGCCCTACCGCTATGATGGGGGCTACATGGAACCAAAAGCTCGAAACTTTGACCCTCACCTACATTTTGACAGCAGCGTGCCTCCGTATGATGAGCAATGGGCCCCGTATGACCAAACCTCTGGATATGATCCTCATATGCCCTATGAGGACGGTCTGAACCGCATGTACGGTCACCCTCAGATGCGAAATGACACGGGCTATGATGCCAGTCGACCTCGCTATGGCAAACCCAGCCCTGGACCGATCCGACATGATGAACTGCCCCCTGTGCACCCACAATATGACCAGGAAGTTCTCCCTCGTACTCAAGCTTCCTCCCGCTCCCCCGAACCCCCCAAACAACAGTACTACGACCCATCCCAGAGGCCTGCCTACACTCAACCACAACAGAGGGGCTACAAGAACTCTGAGGCCTCCGTGACCCCTCCCAAACCTGAATCCATCTCACCACCAGTGGAGCCTGCGCTTCCTCCTCCTCCAGCCGAAGTAGAGGATGACCCAGCCTTGAAGCCCCGGTCCGTGCTCACGAGGGTTAAAATGTTTGAGAACAAGCGATCCGTGTCTGTGGACAGAGCAAGAGAGGCTGCAGACTCTGGTATTCGG CCTGTGGACATGGTGCCTAAACCTGGCACTGCCTCCATGCCCAAAGCCAGTTCTCTAAGTAACCTGGACCAAGAGAAGGCCTCTAG ATCTCCAGAGCCCCAGCAGCCCCAGCCTAAAGCAGCAGATATCATTCGCTCAAATAACAATGACCCTGATGAGGATGAGGATTACTACAGGAAACAGCTGTCTTTCTTCGACCGCCGAAGCTTTGACAGCAAACCCTCTGCACAGCTGACACCTGCCATCAAACCAGCCCAACCCCAGACCCAGCCAGGGTACTACCCCAG GGCAGAGTCAGTGGAGAAGATCAACCCTGTTGCTCCAGCTAATCCAGCTGTCCCGCCCCCGACCCTTCCCAAACCCACAG tgaccCCACCTCTCGACTCTCATGGATCTCCCAAAGTGAAGCATCCCAATCATGAAGACACAGTCCAGGGCACTTCCCTGCCTCAGAAAAGCTTCCCAGAGAAGTCTCCTGTTAACGGCACCGGTGAACCTCCAAAGACCAACAGCACTGCCACGTACAACTACAACCGTTTTGTGCCCAAGCCGTACACAACCTCTGCAAGACCGTTCCAGCAAAAGTTTGACACCCCCAAGTTCAACCACAATCTCCTGCCTAATGACTCTCAAAGTAAGACAGATAATGTGAAAGCTCCCGTCAGTACCACAACCAAACCACAGAGCTCACCCCAGCCGACAGACCACGACAGCGGCCTGGACACCTTCACCCGCACCATGGACCAGAAACCCAGATACCAGCAGAACAACATCAACGCCGTACCCAAGGCAATACCTGTCAG CCCGAGTGCTttggaggatgatgatgatgatgatgacagccACACGGTGGTGGCGACGGCACGGGGCATCTTCAACACTAACGGCGGGGTCCTGAGCTCCATTGAGACGGGAGTGAGCATCATTATCCCTCAGGGAGCCATTCCTGACGGTGTGGAGCAAGAGATCTACTTCAAAGTATGTCGGGATAACAGCATCCTGCCACCTCTAGACAAAGAGAAAG GTGAAACTCTGCTGAGTCCCCTGGTGATGTGTGGTCCCCACGGCCTGAAGTTCCTGAAGCCAGTGGAGCTCCGCCTACCTCACT GTGATCCTAAGAGTTGGCAGAACAAATCTGTCCCTGGGGATCCCAACTACCTGGTTGGAGCCAACTGTGTGTCTGTGCTTATTGACCATTTCTGA